A genome region from Anopheles stephensi strain Indian chromosome 2, UCI_ANSTEP_V1.0, whole genome shotgun sequence includes the following:
- the LOC118504928 gene encoding uncharacterized protein LOC118504928 translates to MGYPGLMRLLLVVVIVGVTVSEVGGIYVVESGGKKSFVRLGAHHWTDGSEDDGLWSSLLEEYTVGLNQSATSAPRESRVMQATVVAAPAPKYIPTSSFYINKRIGEALELDPQHPQQQHHAHRGPASPPVGKVIASTGAGGLFGDNHLNGANHGATFTPMRQTFGGASPTELLASPREVSETDLYLLGAIEKLVYRVDYMENRLRRAEQIIYFLMAGNSQKQEPCPQNFTQVHDRCYHFDIERGLNWKSASTMCKSYGAHLAEFETVAEFQDVVAYILNNPVNRGKDFWLGGLNPGLLWIWANSAKPVNPNTNLSSITTASKPGKGTSTGSASPTKATKLSNGTDASGDTKIVNNPTNSKQPTLEITGSGRCLRLSYNSALYTYGYRGEDCSAQFSYVCELKDKSLDNEISRIAKQLQLADDVS, encoded by the exons ATGGGATATCCCGGGCTGATGCGTcttctgctggtggtggtgatcgtAGGCGTGACCGTTAGTGAAGTCGGCGGAATCTATGTGGTCGAGAGTGGTGGCAAGAAATCGTTCGTCCGGCTTGGGGCCCACCACTGGACGGATGGGTCGGAGGACGACGGGTTGTGGTCGAGCCTGCTGGAGGAGTACACCGTCGG CTTGAACCAGAGTGCCACGAGTGCACCGAGGGAAAGTCGGGTAATGCAAGCGACCGTCGTGGCGGCGCCGGCACCAAAGTACATTCCAACCTCCAGTTTCTACATCAACAAACGCATCGGCGAAGCGCTCGAGCTCGACCCGCAAcacccgcagcagcagcatcacgcgCACCGTGGGCCAGCATCACCACCGGTAGGGAAAGTGATCGCCAGTACCGGTGCCGGTGGGCTGTTCGGTGACAATCATCTGAACGGTGCGAATCATGGTGCCACATTCACGCCCATGCGCCAAACGTTCGGTGGTGCCAGTCCGACCGAGCTGCTCGCCTCTCCGCGCGAAGTGTCCGAAACGGATCTGTATCTGCTGGGTGCGATCGAGAAGCTGGTGTATCGGGTGGATTACATGGAGAATCGGTTACGCCGGGCGGAGCAGATCATCTACTTCCTGATGGCAGGCAACAGCCAAAAGCAGG AACCGTGTCCACAGAACTTTACGCAGGTGCACGATCGTTGCTATCACTTCGATATTGAGCGCGGGCTGAACTGGAAGTCTGCCAGCACGATGTGCAAATCGTACGGTGCCCATCTGGCAGAGTTTGAAACGGTGGCCGAGTTCCAGGATGTGGTTGCGTACATACTAAACAATCCGGTTAACCGCGGCAAGGACTTTTGGCTCGGTGGACTCAATCCCGGACTGCTCTGGATCTGGGCGAATTCGGCCAAACCGGTTAATCCCAACACAAACTTAAGCTCCATCACAACGGCGTCCAAACCGGGCAAGGGCACGTCGACCGGCAGTGCCTCACCAACGAAGGCAACGAAGCTGAGCAATGGTACGGATGCTTCCGGAGATACTAAGATTGTTAACAATCCGACCAACAGCAAGCAACCGACGCTGGAGATTACGGGCAGTGGACGCTGTCTACGGTTAAGTTACAATTCTGCGCTGTACACGTACGGGTATCGGGGCGAGGACTGTTCGGCACAGTTTAGTTACGTGTGCGAACTGAAGGACAAGTCGCTGGACAATGAAATCTCAAGGATAGCGAAGCAGTTGCAGCTGGCGGATGATGTTTCTTAG
- the LOC118504923 gene encoding uncharacterized protein LOC118504923, producing the protein MSQTNSFQPWKQTLPVGLPSNLGSAIFGGTTAVSAAAGYGKIPTLPPPPPPPPPPQQPTPSPSSSSSSSSSLSSSVSSSTPAPGALGTPTTPCIPTGGPPMHTPLLTIPSPGGGAVSSSTASTGGPDFLAQMAVNKLKLGKLNASYELAAAGVAASHPPQAGGTELDVDMGEDHDPSVAAMKAMLASSGCHNPAALGDRDREQQIQQIFEKSISDNTKKQIVEILEKISTLRPPERLLLYLRMPGGYPETDPLRQSQNPLGTRLEINHTINWVRSHLEHDPNVSIPKQEVYDDYVAYCARINIKPLSTADFGKVMKQVFPGIRPRRLGTRGHSRYCYAAMRKATKLPIPKLPDLTSAGGSIEKQSSEGQSFNEEESWKVVKAWAEAMLPSCFTTINELAGFIAKNNLNSPTGISSRQQLHKKILQRELKEKRKLSAVAMKKRRKKRRKTLSTSICDAPESRNTSTPDSSKTKPIGAFGAVETQQQQQRTVSTKQPQQQQQPTTPIDGGAGLNTSCNGSGPAGATSQLLQHMIKREQQDFLDEDNNNTTSAVVAGGKMMLLQRQHQQQQQQQQHQQQQQQQHQSTNLNCDTSNGVLESFNKDLIMAVAASGFLPPSATGVSSVIAHGTHPPQHVQQQQQQQQQQLMQQRLLEGGMRSPQDQQFLQNVYCKKVRQAQQLKAVQQQQQQQAQLQLQQQQHPHQPSAGHAQSPLFFPNRPTSVQKRQLANSVAFAGRQKRLKLLQQRQQRSLEAQNNSAPRYDEQGNLILIETQDPTTQDEFIIPRERVISICNMDKNALDGYLNCEEENSQDQDQELLKYFPEEDGTGGGSAQQQQLDSSVDNDGATGPGPSSSSFGTGLFDDNEKLFQIRMILEKNQSNQNKQQMLQHQHQQQQQQQMQQALESQLAAYDTASTVNQGMGLQPGSAAASLAALSQRHNTTTGDPTTVGGDASSSVLAPDQHQRQQPKPHDGALSSQAYGMNPLNGTTAPGGSQALSQTLQSPTTRRKNFSFVPISEQPQRAGGTSGKKLSGSGNINHTPTDSPFVSPRSTPIHRKAHKASNGLTLNLGENKFSNHQAHGHHHQQQQQQQQQLQLTGGGSSYNQHLPQQPQQSHQQQQSRSYLGGYIKNELPASAPPSPSMMQPYRFGPVGMNGLTCGITSMPTTFQPICNPHGSLSSAGGSGHSAPMSSLESRSSSVPLIPNYDAYCNSNYNSVSQTPVPSEYDDFTETSNIFDILREQSSQLTAAVKIEESELTLPDLLPDQLQQQEDGGGGGAFFTRSANYNIVSRSVPSTPLPHLGGFRASGSSAASGTGNCLGPMGGGGPGGLGMVATRSMFELPKSVPSTPIALNEGSCQGDSMFQYSPETSRDFLINGNSVDRSKSSAASFYSPVAGGGSGPGTAGTNVSGSLAMATKGSSDPIGGGNVAAELGASHATGAGACSVHSTSSGTADPIAPPSADLASVLSDGIEGLSNELDSMADSMINPDILRNL; encoded by the exons ATGTCTCAGACCAATTCGTTCCAACCGTGGAAACAAACGCTCCCGGTCGGTTTACCTTCGAATCTTGGGTCCGCTATCTTTGGAGGCACTACAGCTGTCAGTGCAGCGGCAGGCTATGGAAAAATACCAAcgttaccaccaccaccaccaccaccaccaccaccacagcaaCCGACCCCGTCAccatcgtcctcgtcgtcatcCTCTTCATCCCTGTCCTCCTCCGTAAGCTCGTCAACGCCGGCCCCGGGTGCGCTAGGCACACCGACGACGCCCTGCATTCCAACCGGAGGTCCTCCGATGCATACTCCACTACTGACCATCCCTTCGCCCGGAGGTGGTGCCGTGTCGTCCTCCACAGCATCCACCGGTGGACCTGACTTTCTCGCCCAAATGGCCGTTAACAAGCTGAAGCTGGGGAAGCTGAACGCCAGCTACGAACTGGCTGCGGCCGGTGTTGCAGCATCCCAcccaccacaggcgggcggcacCGAGCTGGATGTGGACATGGGTGAGGACCACGATCCAAGTGTCGCAGCCATGAAGGCGATGTTGGCGAGTTCCGGGTGTCACAATCCGGCCGCGCTTGGGGACCGAGATCGCGAGCAGCAGATACAGCAGATATTCGAAAAATCCATCAG TGACAACACTAAGAAGCAGATAGTGGAAATACTGGAGAAAATATCGACCCTTCGGCCGCCAGAACGTTTGCTGCTGTATCTTCGCATGCCGGGAGGATATCCGGAAACAG ATCCTTTGCGTCAGTCACAGAACCCGCTCGGGACGCGGCTAGAGATTAATCATACGATCAACTGGGTTCGATCGCATCTAGAGCACGACCCGAATGTGTCAATTCCGAAGCAAGAAGTGTACGATGATTATGT AGCATACTGCGCAAGGATCAACATTAAGCCGCTTTCCACGGCGGATTTCGGCAAGGTGATGAAGCAGGTTTTTCCCGGCATCCGACCGAGACGGCTGGGCACGAGAGGACATTCCAGATACTGTTACGCTGCAATGCGCAAGGCCACGAAACTTCCCATCCCGAAGCTGCCCGATCTCACCAGCGCCGGCGGCTCAATCGAG AAGCAGTCCAGCGAAGGCCAAAGCTTCAACGAAGAAGAATCCTGGAAGGTGGTGAAGGCGTGGGCCGAAGCGATGCTCCCATCCTGCTTCACCACCATCAACGAGCTGGCCGGGTTTATCGCGAAGAACAACCTTAACTCACCGACCGGCATCAGCAGCCGGCAACAGTTGCACAAGAAGATCCTGCAGCGCGAGCtgaaggaaaagcgaaagcTCTCC GCTGTAGCGATGAAGAAGCGTCGCAAGAAGCGCAGGAAGACACTCTCGACCAGCATTTGCGATGCACCAGAGTCCCGGAATACCAGCACGCCGGACagtagcaaaacgaaaccgatAGGGGCGTTCGGTGCGGTAGaaacgcaacagcagcagcagcgaaccGTAAGTACAAAGcaaccgcagcagcaacagcaaccaaccACGCCGATCGATGGTGGTGCAGGCCTAAACACTTCCTGCAACGGGTCTGGCCCGGCCGGCGCGACGAGTCAGCTGCTCCAGCACATGATTAAGCGCGAGCAGCAGGATTTTCTCGACGAGGACAACAATAATACGACCTCGGCTGTCGTCGCTGGCGGCAAGATGATGCTCCTGCAGCGtcagcaccaacagcagcagcagcagcagcaacaccagcagcagcaacaacaacagcatcaaaGTACAAATCTCAACTGTGATACTAGTAATGGTGTCTTGGAGTCGTTCAACAAAGACCTGATCATGGCGGTAGCGGCCAGCGGTTTTCTTCCACCGTCAGCGACCGGTGTGTCGTCCGTTATCGCCCACGGCACTCACCCACCGCAAcatgtgcagcagcaacagcagcagcaacagcaacagctgaTGCAACAACGGCTGCTCGAGGGCGGCATGCGCAGCCCGCAGGACCAACAATTCCTGCAGAATGTGTACTGCAAAAAGGTACGCCAGGCGCAACAGCTGAAAGCcgtccagcagcaacagcagcaacaagccCAATTGcaactgcagcaacagcaacatccgCATCAGCCATCCGCCGGGCACGCCCAGTCACCGCTGTTCTTTCCCAACCGGCCCACGAGCGTCCAGAAGCGGCAGCTTGCCAACAGTGTCGCATTCGCTGGTCGGCAGAAGCGGCTGAAGCTGCTCCAGCAACGTCAGCAACGGTCGCTCGAGGCGCAGAACAACAGTGCGCCCCGGTACGACGAGCAGGGCAATCTAATACTCATCGAAACGCAGGACCCGACCACCCAGGACGAGTTTATCATTCCGCGCGAACGGGTCATCAGTATTTGCAACATGGACAAGAACGCGCTCGACGGCTATCTGAACTGCGAGGAGGAAAACTCGCAGGATCAAGACCAGGAGCTGTTGAAGTACTTCCCGGAGGAGGACGGTACCGGTGGCGGCTcggcgcaacagcagcagctcgattCTTCGGTCGATAACGATGGCGCCACGGGTCCGGGACCGTCGTCGTCCAGCTTCGGCACAGGTTTGTTCGATGACAACGAAAAGCTGTTTCAAATACGCATGATCCTCGAAAAGAACCAGAGCAACCAGAACAAACAGCAGATgttgcagcaccagcaccagcagcagcagcaacagcaaatgcAACAAGCTCTAGAATCCCAGCTGGCAGCATACGATACAGCGAGCACAGTGAACCAAGGTATGGGACTACAGCCCGGATCGGCAGCCGCCTCTTTGGCAGCCCTTTCCCAGCGTCATAACACAACCACGGGCGATCCGACGACTGTTGGTGGCGATGCATCATCATCCGTGCTCGCTCCAGATCAGCATCAAAGGCAGCAGCCAAAGCCGCACGACGGCGCACTATCTTCGCAAGCGTATGGAATGAATCCGCTAAACGGCACGACTGCCCCCGGTGGCAGTCAAGCGCTGTCGCAAACGCTACAAAGTCCAACGACACGCCGCAAGAACTTTAGCTTCGTTCCCATCTCCGAGCAGCCGCAGCGTGCCGGTGGTACGAGCGGAAAAAAGCTTTCGGGGAGCGGCAACATCAACCACACACCCACCGACAGCCCGTTTGTAAGTCCGCGAAGCACGCCGATCCACCGCAAAGCTCACAAAGCATCGAACGGACTAACGTTAAACTTGGGCGAGAACAAGTTCAGCAACCATCAGGCGCAcggacaccaccaccagcagcaacagcaacagcaacaacagttgCAGCTCACCGGTGGCGGTAGCTCATACAACCAACATCTTCCGCAACAGCCGCAACAGtcgcaccagcaacagcagtcaCGGTCCTATCTGGGCGGGTACATTAAGAACGAACTGCCGGCGTCGGCGCCACCCAGCCCTTCCATGATGCAACCGTACCGTTTCGGACCGGTAGGCATGAATGGGCTAACCTGTGGCATCACCTCTATGCCGACCACCTTCCAGCCGATCTGCAATCCACACGGAAGTCTTTCGTCGGCCGGCGGCAGCGGCCACAGTGCGCCGATGTCGTCGCTCGAGTCACGCTCCAGCAGCGTTCCGCTCATCCCCAACTACGACGCGTACTGCAACTCTAACTATAATTCCGTCTCGCAAACGCCCGTCCCCTCCGAGTACGATGATTTCACTGAAACGAGCAACATTTTCGACATACTGCGCGAACAGTCCAGCCAGCTGACGGCAGCGGTCAAGATCGAAGAATCGGAACTAACTCTGCCCGATCTGCTGCCCgaccagctgcagcagcaggaagacggtggcggtggaggaGCATTCTTCACACGCTCGGCCAACTATAACATCGTTTCGCGTTCCGTTCCCTCCACGCCGCTGCCACATCTGGGTGGCTTTAGGGCGAGCGGGTCAAGTGCGGCTTCCGGGACAGGCAACTGCCTCGGTccgatgggtggtggtggtcccgGTGGGCTCGGGATGGTAGCGACCCGTTCCATGTTTGAGCTGCCCAAATCTGTCCCCTCGACGCCGATCGCCCTGAACGAGGGCAGCTGCCAAGGTGACTCGATGTTCCAGTACAGTCCGGAAACGTCCCGCGATTTTCTCATCAACGGGAACTCCGTCGATCGCAGCAAATCATCTGCCGCTTCATTCTATTCCCCGGTGGCCGGTGGCGGGTCCGGTCCCGGAACCGCTGGTACGAACGTGTCCGGTTCGCTTGCGATGGCCACGAAAGGATCCTCCGACCCCATCGGCGGTGGAAACGTTGCAGCGGAACTCGGTGCGTCACATGCGACCGGTGCCGGTGCCTGCTCGGTGCATTCCACGTCCTCCGGCACGGCCGACCCGATCGCACCACCGTCCGCCGATCTGGCCAGCGTGCTTTCCGACGGCATCGAGGGCCTTTCGAACGAGCTGGACAGCATGGCCGACTCAATGATCAATCCCGACATCTTGCGGAATCTGTAA
- the LOC118504932 gene encoding S-formylglutathione hydrolase: MTVISLISSTKCFGGLQKIYSHQSKELACEMKFAVFLPATAEDRRLPVLYWLSGLTCNETNFIQKAGAQRYATENNLIIVCPDTSPRNVNIPGEDDSWDFGSGAGFYIDATKEPWSKHYRMYSYITQELIDVVNNNFPTVANKMSIAGHSMGGHGALICALKNPGLYKSVSAFAPISNPTKCPWGEKIFSGYIGEDKRDEWKNWDATELVAGYNGPPLELYLDQGSEDSFLKDGQLNPQNLVDASRAAQVPCVLNMREGYDHSYFYVASFIGEHIAYHARHLQ, from the coding sequence ATGACGGTGATTTCGCTTATCTCATCGACCAAATGCTTCGGTGGATTGCAAAAGATATACTCGCACCAGTCGAAAGAGCTGGCCTGCGAAATGAAGTTCGCCGTCTTTCTTCCCGCAACAGCCGAAGACCGGCGTCTTCCGGTGCTCTATTGGCTGTCGGGATTAACCTGCAACGAAACGAACTTCATCCAGAAAGCCGGTGCGCAACGTTACGCGACCGAAAACAATCTAATCATCGTCTGTCCGGACACTTCGCCGCGCAATGTTAACATTCCGGGTGAGGATGATTCGTGGGATTTCGGGTCGGGCGCCGGTTTCTATATCGATGCGACGAAGGAACCGTGGAGCAAGCACTACCGCATGTACAGCTACATCACGCAGGAACTGATCGATGTGGTAAACAACAACTTCCCGACGGTGGCGAACAAAATGAGCATTGCCGGCCACAGCATGGGTGGACACGGTGCGTTGATTTGCGCACTCAAGAACCCCGGTCTGTACAAATCGGTATCGGCATTCGCACCGATCAGCAACCCCACCAAGTGCCCGTGGGGTGAGAAGATTTTCAGCGGTTACATTGGAGAGGACAAGCGGGATGAGTGGAAGAACTGGGACGCTACCGAGCTGGTGGCCGGATACAATGGTCCCCCGCTGGAGCTGTATCTGGATCAGGGTTCGGAGGATAGCTTCCTGAAGGACGGTCAGCTTAATCCTCAGAACCTGGTCGATGCGAGCCGTGCGGCCCAAGTACCGTGTGTTTTGAACATGCGAGAAGGGTACGATCACAGCTACTTCTACGTCGCTTCCTTCATCGGAGAGCATATCGCTTACCATGCCCGGCATCTGCAGTAG
- the LOC118504931 gene encoding presenilins-associated rhomboid-like protein, mitochondrial — protein MALRLVLNCQQIPSVFRYGSIFHHPRKILSNVGSDRQLTILRYTRNARNTRSESFAPKQTIVPTEVQGIAIESGYIDPSKILRSLLFTAAFTTGSFVGVAIWEYETIRSRAMQALRSKLSVNWFKERVKQNRHEMEQWRKDLTGWWNKLSPGERIFAPICALNAIVYGLWRIPSLAPTMVKYFASNPAAKAVCWPMFLSTFSHYSLFHILANMYVLHSFSHAAVVTLGREQFLGVYLSAGVIASFASHVFKTVVRQPGLSLGASGAIMGILAYVCSQYPDTQLSILFLPMYTFSAGAAIKVIMGIDLAGILLGWRIFDHAAHLGGALFGLFWCYYGSQHVWPMREYFIGYWHEMRGPTRK, from the exons ATGGCGCTACGATTGGTGTTAAACTGCCAGCAGATTCCTTCCGTTTTCCG GTATGGCTCAATATTTCATCATCCGCGAAAAATTCTAAGTAACGTTGGGAGTGACCGGCAGCTAACGATACTGAGGTACACGAGAAATGCGAGAAACACGCGATCGGAATCATTTGCTCCCAAGCAAACGATCGTACCGACGGAGGTGCAAGGGATTGCTATAGAGTCGGGATACATAGATCCGTCGAAAATATTGCGATCGTTGCTGTTCACTGCCGCG TTCACAACGGGAAGCTTCGTTGGCGTCGCCATCTGGGAGTACGAAACGATACGATCGCGCGCCATGCAGGCACTGCGAAGCAAGCTGAGCGTCAATTGGTTCAAGGAGCGGGTGAAACAAAATCGTCACGAGATGGAACAGTGGCGCAAAGATTTGACCGGCTGGTGGAACAAGCTGTCCCCAGGGGAGCGAATATTTGCACCGATTTGTGCGTTAAACGCGATCGTGTACGGTCTGTGGCGGATACCGAGTCTCGCACCGACGATGGTGAAATATTTCGCTTCCAATCCAGCTGCAA AAGCGGTTTGTTGGCCAATGTTCCTGTCCACCTTCAGTCATTATTCGCTGTTTCACATACTGGCGAACATGTACGTACTGCACAGTTTTTCACACGCGGCGGTGGTCACTCTCGGCAGGGAACAGTTTCTGGGCGTTTATCTGAGCGCCGGTGTGATCGCCTCATTTGCTAGCCATGTCTTCAAAACGGTAGTGCGGCAGCCGGGTCTTTCGCTGGGTGCATCCGGTGCAATCATGGGCATTCTGGCGTACGTGTGCTCTCAGTATCCGGACACGCAGCTAAGCATACTGTTCCTGCCGATGTACACATTCTCTGCCGGTGCT GCCATCAAAGTAATTATGGGCATCGATCTGGCGGGTATATTGCTGGGCTGGAGGATTTTCGATCACGCAGCCCATCTCGGCGGTGCACTGTTCGGACTTTTTTGGTGCTATTACGGCAGCCAACATGTGTGGCCGATGAGAGAATACTTTATCGGCTATTGGCACGAGATGCGAGGACCAACCAGGAAATGA